Proteins encoded within one genomic window of Columba livia isolate bColLiv1 breed racing homer chromosome 1, bColLiv1.pat.W.v2, whole genome shotgun sequence:
- the ALOX5AP gene encoding arachidonate 5-lipoxygenase-activating protein, with the protein MDQETLGSIVLLAIVTLISVVQNAFFASKVEHESKHCNSKGFQRPGSSAFDRVYTANQNCGHAYPTFLAVLWCAGLLCSQAPAAFAGLMYLFVRQKYFVGYLGERTQSTPGHLFGKRIILFLFLMSVAGILNYYLIFFFGSDFEMHIKTITGAISPLLLIP; encoded by the exons ATGGACCAGGAAACCTTGGGAAGCATTGTCCTGCTTGCCATCGTCACCTTGATAAGTGTTGTCCAGAACG ctttttttgCTAGCAAAGTGGAGCATGAAAGCAAACACTGCAACAGCAAGGGGTTCCAACGGCCAGGATCCTCTGCCTTCGACCGTGTCTACACTGCCAA CCAGAACTGCGGACACGCGTACCCAACGTTCCTGGCCGTGCTTTGGTGTGCTGGACTTCTCTGCAGCCAAG ctcctgctgcctttgCCGGCCTGATGTATTTGTTTGTGCGGCAGAAGTACTTTGTGGGCTACCTTGGGGAAAGGACTCAGAG CACTCCTGGTCACTTGTTTGGAAAGCGCATAATTTTGTTCCTGTTCCTCATGTCCGTGGCTGGAATACTCAACTATTATCTCATCTTCTTTTTTGGAAGTGACTTTGAAATGCACATAAAAACGATAACCGGTGCGATTTCTCCATTGCTGCTCATCCCCTAg